From a region of the Nitrospira sp. genome:
- a CDS encoding trypsin-like peptidase domain-containing protein, which produces MAEQREIPPYVDGSEDPLLSEAEISTDGISSSIPSLATDYYESLTTLNESSRFRRIGRTVVFIGISFENKEHHTRVGTCTGTVVSPSLIITARHCLREYSEWNPVKILASVNYYRSQDVAGGAYYLSETPIEEDEALDYALLEVKKGQTIQIGEYLNLRSAREPMDKQSLFIVHHPARRPQRLTRARCIGVNPQGEGYNDPTLTNRWGHRCFTEQGSSGAIMFDEETLLPVALHIQGGFKPDDPNSISIAVPLSTILSHSAILKNLPMPFVDTQTNGPPLPFISRKSCENSTPISLPEVADYLFGVRETAEREKEIFDLKAAADLYAYEPTWITGEEKSTRWAAITKFFGLYFQGSKHFLKIQKFPAPENSKQLRAFSFSGSAVGSDVFTPTSWVFSVNQGGITQIRSISDKGKRVFSIRGVQAGSDVYIVAAYPNARAMLSKAEEVWVELGDLAGRIDYTSIIFGGLVKEVELSRAYEMISDVPQKFCQITSERLKRIDRSYETVLEELGDFMTKTLSSLDVQQENPTQPKWDMVRSLWDEFLKSRPDGKYSGLSIRDAKHDLLLFGVGSSVE; this is translated from the coding sequence ATGGCGGAACAGCGGGAAATCCCTCCTTATGTGGATGGCTCGGAAGATCCGTTATTGTCAGAGGCTGAGATAAGCACTGATGGGATTTCGTCGTCTATTCCCTCCTTGGCAACGGATTATTATGAATCGCTGACTACCCTAAATGAATCGTCTCGGTTCCGCCGCATTGGCCGAACAGTTGTTTTTATTGGAATATCCTTTGAGAATAAAGAGCACCACACAAGGGTGGGAACCTGTACCGGGACTGTTGTATCTCCCTCCCTTATTATTACTGCGCGTCATTGCCTGAGGGAATATTCAGAGTGGAATCCAGTCAAAATTCTGGCCTCTGTCAATTACTATAGGTCCCAAGATGTAGCTGGCGGCGCTTACTATCTTAGCGAAACTCCTATCGAAGAAGATGAGGCTCTTGACTATGCTCTGCTCGAAGTAAAAAAAGGGCAGACGATACAAATCGGAGAATACCTCAATCTCCGATCCGCTCGAGAACCAATGGACAAACAAAGCCTATTCATAGTTCATCATCCGGCAAGGAGACCGCAACGACTTACCCGAGCTAGATGTATTGGAGTAAATCCACAGGGTGAAGGCTACAACGACCCTACTTTAACAAATAGATGGGGGCATCGCTGTTTCACAGAGCAAGGTAGTTCAGGAGCAATAATGTTTGACGAGGAAACGTTACTCCCCGTCGCCTTACATATACAAGGTGGGTTTAAGCCGGATGACCCCAATTCAATCAGTATTGCGGTTCCACTCTCGACGATTCTTTCGCATAGCGCAATACTTAAGAACCTTCCCATGCCTTTTGTCGATACCCAAACTAATGGACCGCCATTGCCGTTTATCTCCCGAAAATCGTGTGAAAACTCAACTCCAATCTCACTCCCGGAAGTCGCGGACTACTTGTTTGGTGTCAGGGAAACAGCTGAACGCGAGAAAGAGATCTTTGATTTAAAGGCCGCCGCTGATCTTTATGCGTACGAACCTACCTGGATAACAGGAGAAGAGAAGAGCACCCGTTGGGCAGCCATTACAAAATTCTTCGGGTTATACTTTCAAGGGTCTAAACATTTTTTGAAGATTCAGAAATTCCCCGCACCGGAGAACAGTAAACAGCTAAGAGCATTTTCTTTCTCAGGGAGCGCTGTTGGTTCAGATGTATTTACCCCAACAAGCTGGGTTTTCTCTGTGAATCAAGGAGGCATAACCCAGATACGTTCAATAAGCGATAAAGGGAAACGTGTGTTTTCCATTCGGGGGGTGCAGGCCGGGAGTGATGTCTATATTGTCGCAGCATATCCGAACGCACGTGCAATGTTAAGTAAGGCGGAGGAAGTGTGGGTGGAACTCGGTGATCTCGCAGGTCGAATAGATTACACGAGCATCATATTTGGCGGTCTAGTTAAAGAAGTGGAACTAAGTCGAGCATACGAGATGATTAGTGACGTTCCTCAAAAGTTCTGTCAAATAACTTCGGAACGGCTGAAACGAATCGATCGAAGCTACGAAACAGTTTTGGAGGAGCTCGGAGATTTCATGACCAAGACTCTTTCTTCACTCGACGTCCAACAAGAGAATCCTACCCAGCCGAAATGGGATATGGTCCGATCCTTATGGGATGAATTTCTCAAAAGCAGACCGGACGGGAAATATAGTGGCTTATCTATCCGCGATGCAAAACATGATCTTTTGTTGTTTGGTGTGGGAAGTTCCGTCGAATGA
- a CDS encoding chlorite dismutase family protein, with the protein MKNRSILTVVMVGLLAWSCADTAQAAADREKLLKDPGVYGSFAVFKVDGDWWKLDKAVRGSAAAEVKVIFQKHADTVTADTYLLRGLSEKADFFIRVHSMEMLNNQNFLVDLMGTTFGKYLQNTDTFNGITKMANYVSAFPDELKEAMKTPPDPGPKSYVIVVPIRKDAGWWITAQDGRGTMMKEHADATVTYLKTVKRKLYHSSGLDDLDFITYFETAKLDDFNNLVIGLERVNENRHNKQFGSPTLLGTIHSLDEMLEIFSR; encoded by the coding sequence ATGAAGAATAGGAGTATTCTCACAGTTGTCATGGTCGGGCTGCTGGCTTGGTCTTGTGCGGATACAGCCCAGGCGGCAGCAGATCGAGAGAAGCTGCTCAAAGATCCTGGCGTCTATGGGAGTTTCGCAGTGTTCAAGGTAGATGGAGACTGGTGGAAGCTGGACAAGGCGGTGAGAGGTTCGGCCGCTGCTGAAGTGAAGGTCATCTTTCAGAAGCATGCCGACACCGTCACGGCTGATACCTATCTCCTTCGTGGGCTTTCCGAGAAAGCAGACTTCTTTATCCGCGTTCATTCTATGGAAATGCTGAACAACCAGAACTTCCTCGTGGACCTGATGGGGACAACGTTCGGGAAGTATCTACAAAACACCGATACGTTTAACGGCATTACCAAAATGGCCAATTATGTGTCGGCCTTTCCCGACGAGCTGAAAGAGGCGATGAAGACCCCGCCTGATCCCGGTCCTAAGTCCTATGTGATCGTCGTACCGATCCGAAAGGACGCGGGATGGTGGATCACGGCACAGGACGGACGGGGCACTATGATGAAAGAGCACGCGGACGCTACTGTTACCTACCTCAAGACGGTCAAGCGCAAGCTCTATCACTCGAGCGGGCTAGACGACCTCGACTTCATCACGTATTTCGAGACCGCCAAGCTGGACGATTTCAACAACCTGGTTATCGGGCTGGAGCGGGTCAATGAGAACCGCCACAACAAACAGTTCGGAAGCCCGACGCTGCTGGGCACCATCCATTCGCTGGATGAAATGCTGGAGATTTTTTCGCGGTAA
- a CDS encoding zf-HC2 domain-containing protein, protein MIDCLAGQLTCKAVTEAITDYLEGNLGFVERIRFQMHLGFCRGCRRYLRQMRLMLRTFGTLPMEPIPPAVRDELLQRFRTWKSRSQT, encoded by the coding sequence ATGATCGACTGCCTGGCGGGGCAGCTAACCTGTAAGGCAGTGACCGAAGCCATCACTGACTACCTCGAAGGCAACCTGGGCTTCGTGGAGCGGATACGGTTCCAGATGCACCTAGGCTTTTGCCGGGGTTGCCGACGGTACCTTCGACAGATGCGGCTAATGCTCCGCACCTTCGGCACACTGCCGATGGAACCTATCCCGCCAGCTGTCCGCGATGAACTCCTTCAGCGATTCCGGACCTGGAAATCCCGATCGCAAACTTAG
- a CDS encoding sigma-70 family RNA polymerase sigma factor encodes MEDVTLLQALRRGDETAFAQLIDHYHASLLRLAMTFVSSPAVAEEVVQETWIGVLEGIGRFEGRSSLKTWIFRILTNQAKTRGVRERRNAPFSPLGHSTEEPEAPAVDPSRFHTSGYWVDHWNSLPRYWDDETPERLFLSKEGLAQIEKAINALPPIQQQVITLRDVEGLNAVEVCNILSIGETNQRVLLHRARSQVRRALEKYLETGDSQI; translated from the coding sequence TTGGAAGACGTAACCTTACTCCAAGCTCTTCGCAGAGGCGACGAAACAGCCTTTGCCCAGCTGATAGACCACTACCATGCCTCGCTCCTTCGTCTTGCAATGACCTTTGTCTCTAGTCCTGCAGTGGCGGAGGAGGTGGTCCAGGAAACGTGGATCGGTGTACTAGAAGGCATCGGTCGATTTGAGGGACGTTCATCCCTCAAGACATGGATTTTCCGAATCCTAACCAATCAGGCAAAGACCAGGGGCGTGCGAGAACGCCGAAATGCCCCGTTCTCACCTCTAGGACATTCGACGGAAGAGCCCGAGGCCCCAGCCGTGGACCCCTCTCGATTTCATACTTCAGGATATTGGGTCGATCATTGGAATTCTCTCCCCCGCTATTGGGATGATGAGACTCCTGAAAGACTCTTTTTATCCAAAGAAGGGCTTGCGCAGATCGAGAAGGCCATTAATGCCCTTCCCCCGATACAGCAGCAGGTCATCACGCTACGAGACGTGGAGGGGTTAAACGCAGTGGAAGTCTGTAACATTCTGTCGATCGGTGAGACAAATCAGCGAGTGCTGCTCCACCGTGCGCGGTCCCAGGTCCGACGTGCCCTAGAGAAGTATCTCGAAACAGGTGACTCGCAGATATGA
- a CDS encoding toll/interleukin-1 receptor domain-containing protein — translation MPTPTIFISYSHDTPEHKAWVLKLATDLRSAGIDASLDQWDLAPGQDVVSFMADGIAKADRVLLVCSEQYVRKSEGGLGGVGYERLIVTAEMVEAIETKKFIPIVRANPSTSKTPRHLGPRLFLDFGDDATYAASLEALCRELLGMPATPKPPLGSNPFSALIPTAAAPARAVLGTGALPTGEPLLSGKWFESERATAEAGMAKLGVKAGMELRFGLHTPVNKSQIDLLTAVRASEIHTFGWPIGITLENVNEYKPRPFGDGIRAEVAIQKDGPTGRESYDYWAMAKSGDFYLLQDLFEDMRDEGKIFFNTRIVRVTEALMFASGLYSHVGAPADARLSVRVTHFGLRGRTLSSAGGRRHVSPHTSVDDRCESEVVVTLGSISDTLVTDVQRLTAPLFMLFEFMEFADKVYEDIVRKFEKGQSS, via the coding sequence ATGCCCACCCCAACCATCTTCATCTCGTACTCACACGACACCCCGGAGCACAAGGCGTGGGTACTGAAGCTCGCCACGGACCTTCGCTCGGCCGGAATCGATGCGTCGCTCGATCAGTGGGATCTGGCGCCAGGGCAAGACGTTGTCTCCTTCATGGCAGATGGAATTGCCAAAGCCGATCGTGTTTTGTTGGTATGCTCTGAACAGTATGTCCGCAAATCGGAAGGAGGCTTGGGTGGCGTCGGCTACGAGCGGCTGATCGTTACGGCCGAAATGGTCGAGGCCATCGAGACCAAGAAGTTCATACCGATAGTCCGGGCAAACCCATCAACGTCAAAGACTCCTAGGCATCTCGGGCCGAGGCTCTTCCTCGACTTCGGTGACGACGCGACGTACGCTGCTTCACTAGAAGCGCTATGCCGAGAACTGCTTGGTATGCCAGCGACTCCGAAGCCGCCGCTCGGTTCGAACCCCTTCTCAGCGTTGATCCCGACTGCCGCAGCCCCAGCTAGAGCTGTGTTGGGCACAGGCGCGCTGCCGACGGGAGAGCCTCTGCTCTCCGGCAAATGGTTTGAGTCAGAACGTGCAACCGCCGAAGCCGGCATGGCCAAACTCGGTGTCAAGGCTGGAATGGAGCTTCGGTTCGGGCTACACACACCGGTGAACAAGTCGCAGATCGACCTCCTCACCGCGGTCCGCGCTTCTGAAATTCACACGTTCGGCTGGCCGATTGGTATCACGCTGGAGAATGTGAACGAGTATAAGCCTCGGCCGTTCGGCGACGGCATTCGCGCAGAGGTCGCGATTCAGAAGGATGGTCCCACTGGCCGCGAGTCCTACGACTACTGGGCCATGGCGAAGAGCGGTGACTTCTACTTGCTGCAGGACCTGTTCGAGGACATGCGAGACGAAGGCAAGATCTTCTTCAACACACGCATTGTGCGCGTTACAGAAGCTCTTATGTTCGCTAGTGGCCTGTACTCGCACGTCGGCGCGCCCGCCGATGCACGTCTCAGCGTGCGAGTCACCCACTTCGGACTGAGAGGCCGCACCCTAAGCAGCGCTGGCGGTAGGCGTCATGTCTCGCCACATACTTCGGTTGACGACAGGTGCGAGTCTGAGGTGGTGGTAACTCTCGGCTCAATCAGCGACACGCTGGTGACCGACGTCCAGCGGCTCACGGCTCCACTGTTCATGCTTTTCGAGTTCATGGAGTTCGCAGACAAGGTCTACGAAGACATCGTCCGGAAGTTTGAGAAGGGCCAGTCGTCGTGA
- a CDS encoding isocitrate dehydrogenase — protein sequence MPKTIVVLHGDQTGEELLAQALRVLDPDVIGLRATLQHFDLSLAHRRATHNRIVEEAAAAMAAAGYGLKAATITPETAGDVGSPNMIVRERINGSVIVRTGRRIPGITPVGGAHGPIAVIRMAVGGAYGAKEWREGEGLHEVAYRTERITRWHCRAVAEYAFHHAEKFDAKVFGGPKYTVSPIFEGLLKEEMDAAACRHPNIRYEPQLIDATYALLLAHSGETLVIPALNRDGDCLSDLVLQLFGSIAGSESLLLSLDQDWSVRVVMAEAPHGTAPLLFGKNLANPMAMILAGASVLSYMGEPEAIVARALESSVFEVVSDGIRTVDLQGRATTTEFTDEVIRRVRNKLG from the coding sequence ATGCCTAAGACTATCGTCGTGCTCCATGGCGACCAGACTGGAGAAGAACTCCTGGCTCAAGCGCTCCGGGTGCTTGACCCTGACGTTATCGGCCTCAGGGCTACCTTGCAGCATTTCGATTTGAGCCTCGCCCACCGGCGCGCGACCCACAACCGTATCGTCGAAGAGGCCGCTGCGGCCATGGCGGCGGCTGGTTATGGATTGAAAGCCGCCACGATCACTCCCGAGACGGCAGGAGACGTCGGCAGCCCGAACATGATCGTGCGCGAGCGAATCAACGGGAGTGTCATTGTCCGGACCGGGCGACGCATTCCGGGGATCACTCCTGTCGGTGGGGCCCACGGACCGATTGCGGTGATTCGCATGGCCGTCGGCGGGGCATATGGGGCAAAGGAATGGCGCGAAGGAGAAGGACTCCATGAAGTAGCCTATCGGACGGAACGGATAACGCGGTGGCACTGTCGTGCGGTCGCTGAATATGCATTCCATCATGCTGAGAAGTTCGATGCCAAAGTCTTCGGCGGTCCCAAATACACCGTCAGCCCGATTTTCGAAGGCCTGCTGAAGGAGGAGATGGACGCCGCGGCCTGCCGTCACCCCAACATCCGCTACGAGCCTCAATTGATTGACGCGACGTATGCCCTGCTGCTGGCTCATTCCGGTGAGACGCTCGTCATCCCCGCTCTGAATCGAGATGGCGACTGCCTGAGCGACCTGGTCCTGCAACTGTTCGGTTCCATCGCCGGATCGGAATCGCTTCTTCTCAGCCTGGACCAGGACTGGAGTGTCCGTGTCGTCATGGCGGAAGCTCCGCACGGTACGGCGCCCTTGTTGTTCGGCAAGAACCTCGCCAACCCCATGGCTATGATTCTGGCAGGCGCCTCAGTGCTTTCCTATATGGGCGAGCCGGAAGCCATAGTCGCACGTGCCCTTGAAAGCTCAGTCTTCGAGGTGGTCTCGGACGGCATACGGACAGTCGATCTACAGGGACGGGCGACAACCACGGAATTTACAGACGAAGTGATTCGCCGCGTCAGGAATAAGCTGGGGTAG
- a CDS encoding queuosine precursor transporter, with the protein MTARAESLEHELVSNPRHYRYYDLVMAGFVTVVLCSNLIGPGKTCILFGLTFGAGNLFFPISYIFGDVLTEVYGYARTRKVIWAGFISMIFATIMGLFVIHMPADPEEPFNAVIQPALELVFGSTGRIVVASIVAFWCGDFMNSYVMAKMKVWTEGRHLWTRTIGSTAVGQLVDSALFYPIAFLGTWQPGTMMKVIAFNWAFKVSVEIVFTPVTYAIVGWLKRQENEDWYDRHTDFTPFSLKD; encoded by the coding sequence ATGACCGCCCGCGCCGAATCGCTCGAGCATGAACTCGTCTCGAACCCCCGTCATTACCGCTACTACGACCTCGTCATGGCGGGCTTCGTGACGGTCGTGCTCTGCTCGAACCTGATCGGACCGGGCAAGACGTGCATCCTCTTCGGCCTGACCTTCGGCGCCGGGAACCTCTTCTTCCCGATCTCCTACATCTTCGGCGACGTGCTAACCGAGGTCTATGGCTACGCGCGCACGCGCAAAGTCATCTGGGCGGGCTTCATCTCGATGATCTTTGCGACCATCATGGGGCTCTTCGTGATCCACATGCCGGCGGATCCGGAGGAGCCCTTCAATGCCGTGATCCAGCCTGCCCTGGAGCTCGTATTCGGGAGCACGGGGCGGATCGTCGTCGCGTCGATCGTCGCCTTCTGGTGCGGCGACTTCATGAACAGCTATGTCATGGCGAAGATGAAGGTCTGGACCGAAGGGCGTCATCTCTGGACCCGCACGATCGGCTCGACCGCAGTCGGCCAGCTCGTCGACAGCGCCCTCTTCTATCCGATTGCCTTCCTCGGGACCTGGCAGCCCGGGACGATGATGAAGGTCATCGCCTTCAACTGGGCGTTCAAGGTCTCCGTCGAGATCGTCTTCACGCCGGTGACCTACGCGATCGTCGGCTGGCTGAAGCGCCAGGAGAACGAGGACTGGTACGACAGGCATACGGACTTCACGCCGTTCTCGTTGAAGGACTGA
- a CDS encoding HigA family addiction module antidote protein has product MIKNGMRPVHPGEILLEEFIKPSDPQINANTLAKALEVPANRITAIIKGQRGITGDTAVRLAAFFNTTAEFWMNLQKTYELRLAEQALPVRVRKHIEQRRDALVTA; this is encoded by the coding sequence ATGATTAAGAACGGCATGCGGCCGGTTCATCCAGGAGAAATTTTACTGGAAGAGTTCATCAAACCGTCAGATCCGCAGATAAACGCCAATACACTAGCCAAGGCCCTCGAAGTGCCGGCGAATCGGATCACGGCGATTATCAAAGGGCAGCGTGGCATCACGGGAGATACTGCGGTTCGTCTAGCGGCATTTTTCAACACGACAGCTGAATTTTGGATGAACCTGCAGAAGACCTATGAGCTGCGGCTTGCCGAACAAGCATTGCCGGTGAGGGTCAGGAAGCATATCGAGCAACGCAGAGACGCACTCGTGACTGCCTGA
- a CDS encoding type II toxin-antitoxin system RelE/ParE family toxin, whose protein sequence is MIRGFRDKKAQQFFAGEMVREFSNFRKVAERKLTMLDNATDLKDLLSPAGNRLERLKGDRVGQHSIRINDQWRICFVWTADGPDDVEITDYH, encoded by the coding sequence GTGATTCGAGGGTTTCGGGACAAGAAGGCGCAACAGTTCTTTGCAGGAGAGATGGTCAGGGAATTCTCCAACTTCCGGAAGGTAGCTGAGCGGAAACTCACGATGCTCGACAACGCGACGGACCTGAAGGACCTCCTATCACCGGCAGGCAACCGACTGGAAAGATTGAAGGGGGATAGGGTCGGACAACACAGTATAAGGATCAATGATCAGTGGCGGATCTGCTTTGTCTGGACGGCTGACGGACCCGATGACGTCGAGATCACCGATTATCACTGA
- a CDS encoding PAS domain S-box protein encodes MPEDSTARPRDEDAKAQLAAIVESSDDAIVSKNLDGIITSWNRGAERIFGYTAQEAIGQPVTILIPADRANEEPSILKRIRGGEKIDHYETIRRRKDGTLLTISLTVSPIADAHGRVIGASKIARDITERKLAEQTLREAQLRFQQWNRELEQAVSAKTVELRYSQERLRALTNELNLTEQRERKRLAIELHDHLQQLLVLGKIKLGQGKRLSATTPASLAVMNETDHILSEALDYTRMLVTELSPPVLHDHGLYAGLTWLSEYMPKHGVMVTVRVPNTPLALPETHVVLLFQSVRELLINSAKHAGTGQASVTMARRNGLLSIEVRDEGAGFDLAAVAGSETLSGGMSSKFGLFSIGERMLAIGGSFDIQSSPGKGTTATLLLPLAKNAGQSGAGVRIDAEDSAANPQGSARSGPSTRVLLVDDHLMVRQGLKAVLNAYADIELVGEAGTGEEAVRLVDRLRPAVVVMDLNLPKLDGVEATRQIKSRYPETIVIGISVNPTKENEEAMRRAGAVGLLSKEAAVEQLYETIIQVTRPQARSR; translated from the coding sequence ATGCCTGAAGATAGCACTGCGCGACCGCGAGATGAAGATGCGAAGGCTCAGCTCGCCGCGATCGTCGAATCCTCTGACGATGCCATCGTGAGCAAAAACCTCGATGGAATCATTACCAGTTGGAATCGCGGCGCGGAGCGTATCTTTGGCTACACCGCACAAGAAGCCATCGGGCAGCCAGTGACCATCCTGATCCCTGCGGACCGGGCCAATGAAGAGCCTAGCATTCTCAAGCGCATCCGTGGCGGGGAGAAGATTGACCACTACGAAACAATCCGGCGCCGCAAGGACGGCACATTGCTCACCATTTCACTGACCGTGTCCCCCATCGCTGATGCACACGGAAGGGTGATCGGCGCATCCAAAATTGCGAGAGACATTACGGAGCGCAAACTGGCGGAACAGACGTTGCGGGAGGCGCAACTCCGTTTCCAACAGTGGAATAGGGAGCTGGAGCAGGCGGTCAGTGCGAAGACAGTAGAACTGCGTTACTCACAAGAGCGGCTTCGGGCGTTGACCAACGAGTTGAACCTGACTGAACAGCGGGAACGGAAGCGGTTGGCCATCGAGCTGCACGACCATTTGCAGCAGCTGCTGGTGCTCGGCAAGATTAAGCTCGGCCAAGGCAAACGGTTGTCAGCCACGACGCCTGCCTCGCTCGCGGTCATGAACGAAACCGACCACATCCTCTCCGAGGCCTTGGACTATACTCGTATGCTGGTGACCGAATTGAGTCCCCCCGTTTTGCACGACCATGGATTGTATGCGGGTCTCACGTGGCTGAGTGAGTACATGCCAAAGCACGGTGTGATGGTGACTGTCAGGGTGCCGAACACACCGTTGGCGCTGCCGGAAACCCACGTCGTCCTCTTGTTTCAGTCGGTGCGGGAATTGTTAATTAATTCGGCCAAACACGCCGGGACTGGACAGGCCAGTGTGACGATGGCTCGGCGCAACGGCCTTCTGAGCATCGAGGTGCGCGATGAAGGGGCGGGGTTCGATCTTGCTGCTGTTGCGGGAAGCGAAACCTTAAGCGGAGGGATGTCCTCCAAGTTCGGACTCTTCAGTATCGGCGAACGCATGCTCGCGATCGGTGGATCATTCGACATTCAATCATCACCGGGGAAGGGTACCACGGCAACGCTCCTACTGCCGTTGGCTAAGAATGCAGGCCAGAGCGGAGCGGGAGTGCGCATAGATGCAGAAGACTCGGCAGCCAACCCGCAGGGCTCAGCACGGTCCGGGCCAAGCACGCGGGTGCTGCTCGTCGATGACCACCTCATGGTTCGCCAAGGGCTGAAGGCGGTACTGAACGCGTATGCAGATATCGAATTGGTTGGCGAAGCCGGAACTGGCGAGGAGGCCGTGCGGCTGGTGGACCGATTGCGGCCAGCAGTGGTGGTGATGGACCTTAATCTCCCCAAATTGGATGGCGTGGAAGCGACGAGACAGATCAAGTCACGCTATCCAGAGACGATCGTCATTGGGATCTCGGTGAACCCCACAAAAGAGAATGAGGAGGCGATGAGGCGGGCGGGTGCGGTCGGCCTGCTCTCGAAAGAAGCAGCCGTCGAGCAGTTGTACGAGACCATAATACAAGTGACGAGGCCACAAGCCCGAAGCCGATGA
- a CDS encoding ABC transporter substrate-binding protein, whose translation MVLWMSWRPAAWHLSMTALALTVLLPFAFAAPPQGGETPMKAVRETVTEILGILEDPALKDPAKRTVRRHKLEEIAAARFDYAEMSKRVLGSYWKPLTEEQRKEFVEVYKSFLSDRYAGKIEDYTGRKQEAGYLMERIEGSYAEVRTELRSGKSTLPLDYRLFLNENQWRAYDIIIDGVSLVSNYRSQFQKIIRESSYEELINKLRERSVTPDTKSKPRPAG comes from the coding sequence ATGGTTCTGTGGATGAGTTGGAGGCCCGCCGCCTGGCATCTGTCGATGACGGCGCTTGCCTTGACCGTTCTCTTACCCTTCGCCTTCGCCGCTCCTCCGCAAGGGGGAGAGACGCCTATGAAAGCCGTGCGCGAAACGGTTACCGAGATTCTCGGCATCCTCGAAGATCCTGCACTGAAAGACCCGGCCAAGCGCACGGTTCGGCGTCACAAGCTGGAAGAGATCGCAGCCGCTAGGTTTGACTATGCAGAAATGTCAAAGCGAGTGTTGGGCAGTTATTGGAAACCGCTCACTGAGGAGCAGCGAAAAGAGTTCGTCGAAGTGTACAAGAGTTTCCTCTCGGACCGGTATGCAGGAAAAATCGAAGATTATACCGGACGCAAACAAGAAGCGGGCTACCTGATGGAACGGATCGAAGGATCGTACGCGGAAGTCAGGACCGAATTGCGTTCGGGGAAGTCGACCCTTCCGCTCGACTATCGCCTCTTCCTCAATGAAAACCAATGGCGTGCCTACGATATCATCATCGACGGCGTCAGCTTGGTGAGTAATTATCGAAGTCAGTTTCAAAAGATCATCCGCGAAAGTTCCTATGAGGAGTTGATTAACAAATTGCGCGAACGATCCGTTACACCGGACACGAAGAGCAAACCTCGACCGGCCGGTTAG